CCGACTCCAGCTGCAGCGCGGTCAGATGCGGGGCGGTGTCGACCAGCAGCACACGGCTGTCCGACCGCGTCCCCTCGGTGATCGTGAGCGGTGACCAGCCGTGGGAGCGGCCCCGTGCCCGGATGCGCCAACCGCTGCGCCGGGCCCAGCCGACCACGGCGAGCACCTGCTCCGGATCGGCCGGTGCGCAGGCCCACAGGCCGTCGGCGGTGATCTCACCCACCCAGTTGCGGTACGCCGAGCGGTAGAGCGCCACCCGCTCCGGAAACCCCGGGAGTTCGGCTGCGGCCACCGCCGGGTCGCCCGCGAGCAGCACGGGTACGGCCGCCAGCGCGGCGGCGCCCCGCAGCAGTCGGCGTCGGCCGAGCGGACTCGAACCGCCCTGCGCGTCAGGGAAGTTGTCCATCGAACGATCGATCACAGGGCCACGCTAAGGGCCGCTTTGCCTCCCTCCGGGGTCCGTAGACCCATCTCACCCATGTGGGTGAAAACACCCGGCCCGACCCGCGGAGCGGCTCGTTCCGCATGCTCCGGTGCCGGGTGACAGACTGACGCCATGGACGAACGCGTAATCGGCAGGTCGGGTCAGTGGGCATCGGTGGTCGGCCTCGGCACATGGCAGCTGGGCGCCGACTGGGGCGACGTGGACGACAAGCAGGCCCTGTCCGTCCTGGAAGCGGCGGCCGAGGCGGGGGTCACCTTCTTCGACACGGCCGATGTGTACGGCGACGGACGCAGCGAGGAGACCATCGCCTCCTTCCTGCGCGGCCGGCCCGACCTGCATGTGCTGATCGCGACCAAGATGGGCCGCCGGGTCGAGCAGGTCCCCGAGAACTACGTGCTGGACAACTTCCGTGACTGGAACGACCGTTCGCGCCGCAACCTCGGCGTCGACCGCATCGACCTGGTCCAGCTGCACTGCCCGCCGACGCCCGTCTACTCCAGCGACGCGGTGTTCGACGCCCTGGACACCCTGGTCGAGGAGGAACGCATCGCGGCGTACGGGGTGAGCGTGGAGACCTGTGCGCAGGCGCTGACCGCGATCGCCCGGCCGCGTGTGGCGAGCGTGCAGATCATCCTCAACCCGTTCCGTATGAAGCCCCTGCGCGAGGTGCTGCCCGCGGCCCGCGAGGCCGGCGTCGGCATCATCGCGCGCGTGCCGCTCGCCTCCGGCCTGCTGTCCGGCAAGTACACCAAGGACACCGTGTTCGCCGCCGACGACCACCGCACCTTCAACCGGCACGGCGAGGCCTTCGACCAGGGCGAGACCTTCTCCGGGGTCGACTACGAGACCGGAGTCGAGGCCGCCGCCGAGTTCGCCGCGCTCGCCCCGCAGGGGTACACCCCGGCCCAGCTGGCGCTGCGCTGGATCATCGAGCAGGACGGCGTGACCACGGTGATCCCCGGCGCCCGCAACCCGGAGCAGGCCCGCGCGAACGCGGCCGCCGCCAAGCTGCCGCCGCTGCCCGAGGAGACGTTCACCGCGATCCGTGAGCTGTACGAGCGGCGGATCGAGGAGCAGGTCGAGTACCGCTGGTAGGCATCGTTTGAACGGACCGCCGGACGGTTACACGCACCGCATGACTGCGGACGGACGGCGCAGGGGCCGGGACGAGACCGAGGAGGAGCGGGCCGACCGGATGTGGGTCGAGCTCATCCAGGAGGTCCGCGTCGCCCAGACGGGCGTACAGATCCTGTTCGGCTTCCTGCTGACCGTCGTCTTCCAGCCGAAGTACTCCACGCTGCCCCACGCCGACCGGGTCATCTACATCGTGACCGTCCTCCTGGGCGCCTGCACCACCGGGGCTCTCGTCGGACCGGTCTCCCTGCACCGCCTGGTCTCCGGCCGCAGGGTCAAGCCGCAGGCGGTGCGGCTGGCGTCCCGGATGACCCTGGTGGGCCTGGTCCTGCTGCTGGCCACCATGACGGCGGCTCTGCTGCTGATCCTCCGGGTGGCCACGCACGGTACCTATGTGCCGGTGCTGGTGACGGCGGTCGTCGCCTGGTACCTGCTGTGGTGGCTCGGACTGCCCCTGTGGGCCCGCCACCTGCACACGTCCCGGTCCGAGGACGGGGACACGCGCCCGCCCGCGGCCCCGGCCGAGCGCGGACGTACGGACGGGTGATGATCTTCAGCCCGCGGAGAGGATCTCGGCCAACAGCTCGTCGACGGGGGCGCGTTCCTGCCCCGGCGGGACCACCCGGTGCGTCTCCCGCAGGAACGCGGCGACCGCGGGCGACCAGACGCACACCTCCGCGTGGTGCCGGCTGCCGTCCGGCCGGACCTCGCCGAGGAACTCCATGTGCAGCTCGTGCCACGAGTCGGTCGCGATGGGGCGCAGCCGTACGTCGCCGACGCCGACCGGCCGCGCCAGACCGTCCCAGAGCATCTCCCGGTCCAGCCGCCAGCACGCCAGCACATGGCCGTCGTGGCCGAAGACGGCGGTGACGGCGAACGGGTCGGCGGCGTCGTAACGGAGATGGGCCAGCACGGAACACCCGCCGGTGCTTTCCGAGCGAAGCTGTACCACCAGGGTCTTGTGCACGAACGTGTCCACGCGAGGGCCTCCGGCGACGATCGGCTCAGGGCCCTTTAGTACCCCTGTGGCGCCCGGCATGCTCAGCCGTGCGACGGATTCCCGCCGGCTCCGCGCAGCGCGGCCAGGCAGCTGCCGATGGCCTGCTGGAGTTCCTCCAGGCGCTGGACCATGTCGTCCTCGTAGTAGTCCTGTGCGTCGTCGAAGGTCAGCTCCTCGAACGCCCTGGTCGCCTTCTGCAGGCTGCTGTAGAACTTCGTCCGCCGCTCCTGGACGCGCAGTTCGGGGTCGGCCTCGACGGCCTCGGCGACGAGTGACTTCATGGTGCCGTAGGCCTCGGTGGCCCACTCGCCGGTGTCCTCGCCGTCCTCCAGCTCGTCGATCAGCGACAGATGCCGCTCGGCCTCCTCGCGCAGCTCGGCCGGGGCCTCGACGGTCTGCCCGGCCGGGGTCCTGATCTGCCCGGACTCGGCGATCTGCCGGACGTACCCGATCCGGTCGGCGGCCCGGCTCTCGGTCGCCACGGCCTTCTTCAGGTCGTCGGTCCGTACGACGTCACGCGCCAGTTCCGCCTGCAGCTCGGGGTCCTCCCGCACCCGGTCCAGCAGCGCGGCACGGGCCGCGCGGGCGGTGGAGGGGTCGGCGAGGATCGCGGCGCGCAGGGCGGTCGGGTTCTCGGCGACCTCCAGCGCCTTGGTGGGGCGGATGCCCTCGGCCGCGGCGGCCTCGGCGATCGCGGTACCGCGCTCGGAGGTCGCGCTGTTGCGGGAGACGTAGTAGCTCAGCCACACGTCCGCGTCCGGCAGGTCCGTCTCCTGGCCCGGCCGCAGTGCCTCGAAGTGCGGCACGAGCCCGTCGTCGGCGGCCCGGTCCCAGGCCCTGTAGTGGCGCATGACCCGCTCCGGGGAGCAGCCGGCCAGCTGTGCGAACTCCTTCGCGGACACCTTCGGCGTCTCCCCGGCGGCCTGTCCGCCCGGCCGTACACTGCGGGCCACCATCAGCGCGAAGGCCCAGCCTCCGGTGCGCGCGTACACCCCGAACTCACGGGCGTCGCGGGCCACCAGGTCGGACAGCGGGGACGTGGCCGGGGCGGACGTCTCGGACGGGTCGATGACCAGGGTCACGGATGACTCTCCTGCAACAATGCTCAAGGGACCGCACCCGGGAGCGGGCGCAGGCAGGAAAGCCTATCGGGACACAAAGGCCATGCCGGGCCGGACCCGTGCGGGCAGCGCGGTGTCAGCCGAAGGCCTCTCGCAGCGCGGGCAGCAGGGTCTTCGCCGACCAGTCCAGGTACTCCGGCTGCGCGTCGCCGCCGATCTGCACGAGTGCGATCTCCCCGAACCCGGCCTCGGCATAGGGGCGTACGGCCTCCACGAACGCGTCCGGGTCGTCACCGCACGGGATTGCGGCGGCGACGTCGTCCTCGTCCACGAACCGCGTCGCGGACTCGAAGGAGTCGGGGTGCGGCAGTTCGGCGTTCACCTTCCAACCGAGCCCGAACCAGCGGAACTGGGAGTGGGCGCGCTTGACGGCCGTGTCCCGGTCGGGGTCGTAGCACACCGGCAGCTGGCCGACGCGGGGCTTGCCGCTGCCGCCGTGCCGGTCGAAGGCCTCCATCAGCCCCGGTTTCGGTTCGGTGGCGATGACCAGGTCGGCGATGTGCCCGGCGAGCCGGCAGGACTGCTCGCCGGAGACGGCGATGCCGATCGGCGGCGGCTGCTCCGGCAGATCCCACAGCCGGGCCGACTCCACGTCGTAGTGCTGTCCGTGGTGGGTGACATGACCGCCCGCGAACAGCGCGCGGATGATCTCCACGGCC
Above is a genomic segment from Streptomyces fodineus containing:
- a CDS encoding DUF6328 family protein, whose product is MTADGRRRGRDETEEERADRMWVELIQEVRVAQTGVQILFGFLLTVVFQPKYSTLPHADRVIYIVTVLLGACTTGALVGPVSLHRLVSGRRVKPQAVRLASRMTLVGLVLLLATMTAALLLILRVATHGTYVPVLVTAVVAWYLLWWLGLPLWARHLHTSRSEDGDTRPPAAPAERGRTDG
- a CDS encoding LLM class F420-dependent oxidoreductase — encoded protein: MVHIGYTMMTEQTGPRDLVDHVVRAEETGFDFSVISDHYFPWLRSQGHSSYAWSVLGAAAQATSRIPLMTYVTCPILRYHPAIVAQKAATVQLLSQGRFRLGLGAGENLNEHVVGGGWPPVDVRHEMLEEAVEIIRALFAGGHVTHHGQHYDVESARLWDLPEQPPPIGIAVSGEQSCRLAGHIADLVIATEPKPGLMEAFDRHGGSGKPRVGQLPVCYDPDRDTAVKRAHSQFRWFGLGWKVNAELPHPDSFESATRFVDEDDVAAAIPCGDDPDAFVEAVRPYAEAGFGEIALVQIGGDAQPEYLDWSAKTLLPALREAFG
- a CDS encoding aldo/keto reductase, whose amino-acid sequence is MDERVIGRSGQWASVVGLGTWQLGADWGDVDDKQALSVLEAAAEAGVTFFDTADVYGDGRSEETIASFLRGRPDLHVLIATKMGRRVEQVPENYVLDNFRDWNDRSRRNLGVDRIDLVQLHCPPTPVYSSDAVFDALDTLVEEERIAAYGVSVETCAQALTAIARPRVASVQIILNPFRMKPLREVLPAAREAGVGIIARVPLASGLLSGKYTKDTVFAADDHRTFNRHGEAFDQGETFSGVDYETGVEAAAEFAALAPQGYTPAQLALRWIIEQDGVTTVIPGARNPEQARANAAAAKLPPLPEETFTAIRELYERRIEEQVEYRW
- a CDS encoding SsgA family sporulation/cell division regulator encodes the protein MDTFVHKTLVVQLRSESTGGCSVLAHLRYDAADPFAVTAVFGHDGHVLACWRLDREMLWDGLARPVGVGDVRLRPIATDSWHELHMEFLGEVRPDGSRHHAEVCVWSPAVAAFLRETHRVVPPGQERAPVDELLAEILSAG